Genomic window (Dyadobacter fanqingshengii):
TTTTGCGCAATGGCTGTTTTAATGATCCCTACGTTCTTTTCAAAATTTTGAGAAATCGTATCGCCCTTTGCCTCAATGTCATAAAACCCGAAAGTGGCATAATCCGACAACTTGAAATTATCTTCCTGCTGAGGTTTCAGAATCTTATGTGATGAATTACAGCCTAAAAAGACGAATAAAGAAATCAGCAGAATGAATGTTAAACGAAAGGCTTTCATAACATTAGAAATAAAAGGTGACCTATTATCCAATTACGCTACCCAATTCCTTAGCAGCAGCCATACTGATGCCTTTGTAATACATGAATTCACTCATGATGGCAGTTTGCTCTTCTTCGGTTTTTGCATGTACAGCCTGTTGCAGACACACCTTCATTTTTTCCTCGATGAATGCCTTTTTAAGCCTTAGGATATTGATGAAAGCAGTTTTGTCTAAAACATCCGTTTCAAAAGGAACGAAGATTTCATATTTTTCAGACCATAATTCGCTCAGCTCATATTTGTTTGCAAGCCAGTCAATGGTCAGGTTTCTGATCTCAGGCTCATGATGATGCAAAAAATAATCTGTCGGCAGAACATGATTCCGGTTAAAATTCTCGCGGAACAGCACCAGCAAATGATGGAAAATGGTATCCCTGAAATCTATCCCCTCGATTTCACTCAAAACATACTGACAAACCGTGATCGTAGGTTCAAGCTCACGCGTTCCGTAAACGACCAGCAGTCTGATAAATGCTTCTTCCTGGTAATACAGTTTGCTACGCTGAGGGGCTTCTGTGTGACCAGTCTCAGGAGCGTAAAAATCCGTCGAAGGTTCATTGGACCCGGAGAAAGGATCGCCTGAAAACAATGCATCCAGATCTGCCGGACTTTCCGGCGCCTGATTTTGGCGCGGCGCACGTTCTTGCGGTTTCTGCGTGTGCAGCTTGCGCAGGAGCTTATTTCCCTCCGTAATGAGCATTTGCTCATCCACTTTCATCATTTCGGATGTACGGTGGAAAAACACTTGCCGCTTGATGGCGTCAGGAATTTTAACAATGCTGTTAACCACTTCGCCAATCACAGCTGCCAGTCGGAAAGGATCATTTCCGGCATCTTGCAGCAGCATTTCCGTTTTGAATGTGATAAAATCCTTTGAATTTTGTTTCAAATAAATTTTAAATGCTTCTGCCCCGACTTTCCTGACGTAACTATCCGGGTCATCTCCGTCCGGGAAAAGGACAATGCTAACATTCAGACCTTCTTCCAAAACAAGGTCGAGACCGCGCAAAGCGGCCTTTATTCCGGCAATGTCCCCGTCATAGAGAATGGTAACATTCGGTGTAAACCTGCCAATAAGCCTGATTTGCTCAACTGTCAACGAAGTTCCGGATGAAGCAACCACATTTTCAATTCCGCCCTGATTCAGGGAAATCACGTCCGTATAACCCTCAACCAGATAGCAGTGATCGAGTTGCCTGATCGCATTTTTTGCCTGGAAAATGCCGTATAAGACGTCACTTTTATGATAAACCTCGGTTTCCGGTGAGTTGAGATATTTGGGCTGATTGGCAGCCTTGCTCTTATCAGATTTAAGAATCCGTGCACCAAATGCAATTACTTTTCCGGCAACATTGTGAATTGGAAAAATAACCCTTCCCCGGAAACGGTCATATCCAGCGGTTTGGGAACCCTCTTTATGGATTAGCAGGCCGGCTTTTTCGAGCAATTGTGAGGAATAACCTTTGTCCAAAGCCACTTTTGAAAAAGCATCCCAAGTGTCAAGGCTGTAACCCAGCTCAAATTTCTTCCGAATTTCCCCGGTAAAGCCTCGTTCCTTAAAATAACTGAGACCGACAGCTTGTCCTTCATCGCTTTCATGGAGCTGCTGTACGTAAAAGTTTTTGGCGAAATTGAGGATAATGTAAAGGCTTTCCCGCTCATTTTGGCGAAGCGCTTCTTCATCGGTAACCTCTTCCTGCTCAATCTCAATGTTGTATTTGTCTGCCAGATAACGCAATGCTTCCCCATAACCGACGCCATCAATGTCCATGACGAACTTGATAGAATCCCCCGCCGCGCCGCATCCAAAGCATTTATAAATCTGCCTCACAGGATTGACATTAAACGAGGGCGTTTTCTCATTATGAAAGGGACAGCAAGCTGAGTAATTGGCCCCTTTTTTCTTCAAAGACACAAAATCCCCAACCACTTCGACGATATCGGCGGTCTGTTTGATCCGTTCAACGGTTTCGGGATTTATACGCATTTTTTGATGTTTAAATTAACTCACGCGGTCGCACTGCTAACATGCTCTTCGTTCTACGAATTTAGTTAGGTATGACACTTTGAACAATAATTAAACAATAATTCCGTAAATTTGATGCAACCGGCTAGATCAAGTAGAATAATTTTATAGAATTGTCCATCATTTTCTCATTTTAGCCAAGAAAATCATATTGGAAAGCTTTTTTCTAATTACTTTAATTTGTTATTTTGCGGTGTTGAAAGTTATCCCAGAATTATCAAGTGATATTATAGATATTTAAAATATAGTGTGTGTATAGTGTGAAACAGGGCATGGAAATTTTTCTATGCCTTTGTTTTTTTATAACCGACTTATAATCAGTTAAATGTATCGCTTGTATAGATCGATTAATTGAATTGTGACGTTTGCCCCTTCCATCTTTTCCTCGGCCTGCAAGCGTATTCTCCCTTTTTTCAGCTCATTGACAACGTCAATTTTTGAAATGTCCTGATAGATATTGCAGAAATCGGCGCGCGAAACGCTTGCCGATGCCAGCACCACCACATTGTTTTCGTGCGCTTCGTATATAGATAAGGAAACGCCGTCTGTGGTTGTGTTCCGGATAAAAGCGTCTGAGACGCGCAGCACATTACTGAAATCGTGCTGACCTCCAATGAAAAGGATGTTCCCGGGAATCCAGCCAAACGTCTTTTTTATGAACGGCTTATAGTTTTCCGAAGGATCTGAAATGATCAAACCGCCGGAATCTACATGCTGGATATTGCTAATGATCTCCGAAATTCCATAAGTCTCTTTTCCATTTTTGTCAAAGGACAGGTTCCACGCATTTGTACAAAATATGAATTTGAAGGACCGCCTGAATTCTTCCAGCTGCTGCGAATGCTGCGGACTTAATGGTGTTGTGTACGCAGACGGGATGAATGTGGAAATGAGCACTGCGGTTCCATTATAATATTGAGCAGTAGCCATGCTTTCTTTATTCTGCACAATCGGAACTGTGCATATCAATGCAGACAGCTTAATGGCCAAATTCCCATGAATTCCGTAACGGCCCCAATTGCCATGATAGGTGAGGAGCAGCTTTTTCCCGAGCAGGAAGCAGAACATTGCAAACAAAAGTTGGAAAAACGGATTAGAAGCATGCAGATGAATGATCCCGTGCTGCACGATTTTCCTTATTATGCGACAAAGACTGTCATTTTTAAGATCACAAAAAGTAAAATGGGGGAAGCCATGAACCGTCAGGCTTTCAATCAACCGGGTTACATGCATAGTTACACCTCCGACGGGTGGCGGAACCCTTCCTATGATCAAAATCTTTGTCATGTTATGGGATCGGCAATATTGGCTTGAATGCTATTCGCATAAAAGTAGAGGCACATCAACAATATGGGGGCGAGGCAATTGATGGTTACGCTTTTCGCAGGTAAAATCAC
Coding sequences:
- the dnaG gene encoding DNA primase produces the protein MRINPETVERIKQTADIVEVVGDFVSLKKKGANYSACCPFHNEKTPSFNVNPVRQIYKCFGCGAAGDSIKFVMDIDGVGYGEALRYLADKYNIEIEQEEVTDEEALRQNERESLYIILNFAKNFYVQQLHESDEGQAVGLSYFKERGFTGEIRKKFELGYSLDTWDAFSKVALDKGYSSQLLEKAGLLIHKEGSQTAGYDRFRGRVIFPIHNVAGKVIAFGARILKSDKSKAANQPKYLNSPETEVYHKSDVLYGIFQAKNAIRQLDHCYLVEGYTDVISLNQGGIENVVASSGTSLTVEQIRLIGRFTPNVTILYDGDIAGIKAALRGLDLVLEEGLNVSIVLFPDGDDPDSYVRKVGAEAFKIYLKQNSKDFITFKTEMLLQDAGNDPFRLAAVIGEVVNSIVKIPDAIKRQVFFHRTSEMMKVDEQMLITEGNKLLRKLHTQKPQERAPRQNQAPESPADLDALFSGDPFSGSNEPSTDFYAPETGHTEAPQRSKLYYQEEAFIRLLVVYGTRELEPTITVCQYVLSEIEGIDFRDTIFHHLLVLFRENFNRNHVLPTDYFLHHHEPEIRNLTIDWLANKYELSELWSEKYEIFVPFETDVLDKTAFINILRLKKAFIEEKMKVCLQQAVHAKTEEEQTAIMSEFMYYKGISMAAAKELGSVIG
- a CDS encoding glycosyltransferase, which translates into the protein MTKILIIGRVPPPVGGVTMHVTRLIESLTVHGFPHFTFCDLKNDSLCRIIRKIVQHGIIHLHASNPFFQLLFAMFCFLLGKKLLLTYHGNWGRYGIHGNLAIKLSALICTVPIVQNKESMATAQYYNGTAVLISTFIPSAYTTPLSPQHSQQLEEFRRSFKFIFCTNAWNLSFDKNGKETYGISEIISNIQHVDSGGLIISDPSENYKPFIKKTFGWIPGNILFIGGQHDFSNVLRVSDAFIRNTTTDGVSLSIYEAHENNVVVLASASVSRADFCNIYQDISKIDVVNELKKGRIRLQAEEKMEGANVTIQLIDLYKRYI